The genomic DNA AAAGGGAGGCACCGGCTCAGAGACCACCACCCCTGCCGGTCCGCCCGCAGCTGGGCTGTGGGAAGGGCAGGCGTGTGGGGttagggggcagggggcagctcCCATGGGTGGGGAGGAATAGGGGCACGGGGTCAAATTCTTGGATTTTTCCAGGCATACACGGAAGCCATGTTCAGCCACATGGGCACTAGAGTGGCCGGGGGTGTAGGGAGGACCGGGGGACTGTGCTCAGCCTGTCTCAAACCAGAGAAGGGCCTCCCGGCAGAAGGGGCGAGAGTCCCATCTCAGCCCAAAACCCCACGACTCAAGCTCTCCAGCGAGTGTCTGTCCAGGGGATCCGGAGGCCAAGAGACCCACGAAAAGGAGGCGTTCCTGTGTGGGGCGAGGGCCAGAGGTTCAAGAGGCCCCGTCCCTCCCCAAACCTGAAAGCCCAGGAGATCACAGCATTTGGGGGTGCTCGGGAGGAAAGGAAGGCGGTCAGCCCCGCCTGCCTGGGGGCAGGCCCGGCACAGGGcaggctccttcctgccttccagcagccagagggaaactgaggccccggggCCTCCCCgccacacaggggcccctggcCCAGCGAGTGGCTAGACTTTCTTGGGTTTTCGGCCCACTTGGTAATAGTAGTAAACGCTGATGACGACAAAAAGGAGGCGGCTGGCCAAGAGCAGCAGAATCCCCAGGGACGCGAGGCCGGTCTCCGCGAGCGTGGCACTGACCACTGTGGGAGAAAGACCGGGAAGGGACAGACGTCAGCGGAGGGGTGTGCCTCACCCTCAACACGGGGCGACATACTGACGggtgcccgggcggctcagtcagttaagtggccaacccttggtttcggctcaggtcgtgatctcactgttggtgagtttgatccccgaactgggctctgtgctgccgctgcaaagcctgcttgggattctctctctctctctctctctctctctctctctctccccctcccacgctcgctctcagaataaatacataaacttaaagaaggaaaaagatggcATGCTGAGCTGGGGGGGTCCTGCCAGCTGCTGGCCCTCACGGACATGTCTGTTGTAATGTCCCCGACGTGGCAGGTACTGGGGCAAGGGCGAGCATGCCATCACACCTGCTCCGGGTACACAAGTGAGCGATGGGTTATGGGAGGCGGCAGGTGCACGTACACGGGGGAGGctgtggctctgtgtgtgtgtgtgtgtgtatgtgtgtgtgttcaagaaGGTACAGGTGTGTGTGGGTAGGTGAGCACAggggcacagacacacagacacggCCACGTGAGCCCCTCCCCCTCGGATGGATTTCATCACTTCCTGGAAACCAGGCAGCAAGAGCTGGAAAGCCAGGGGCCACgccaccctgcccacacctcccaCCCCGTCAGCCTCCCTGTCTCACTGCCCACCTCAAGACTCACCCAAGAACTGGACCCCAAAGTAACAGGCTTCGGTGAGCAGAGTCCATCGGATGATCACTTTCTCAGCCGTGTAGAGAGCATTCCACATGATCAGGGAGatgcctggggcaggggggacaAAGAGCAGGCTGGGGAGGGCGTCTTGAGCCCTAACCCCTTGGGGCAGGGGCCCGTTCCTCCTCCACTGGGCAGACTTGCCAGGAACCCAGACTtccacattccccacccccactcacactccccaAATCAAAGCCATCCGCCATCTAGCTCTCCCACTGCATGGGTGATGTCCTTGAAGCCACCCCGATCTccaccagcccctgcccctgccccctggcaCTGGTGCAGACCCTTGAAGGCTGAGTACAAGTACAGTCAGCACAAGGTTGGGGGAaactgcatgtgcaaaggcacggAGGCTTTCTGAAACGGGGGACTGGGCATCGCGAGATGCGGCCGGAGCCCAGGGCCCACGGTGGGATATGAGGGAGGCGGGTCTGGGAAGGTAGGCTGGATCCACCCCACAGACCACGCCGAATGCCAGGTGGAGGGGCTGGGCCTCTATTCTGCAGGTAAAAGGGACCGCGGGATGTTTTAGAGAAGAGGAGGGACGCTACCTGTGCTAGGCTCTAAAGGCTGTTAACTCAGCTTCCGGCCAGGCACGGGGTGGGACAAATTCGGAAACAAAATGGTTCTAAGGAGAGGCCCGAGGGTGGGAGGGGTTTTGCAGACCCGTGTCGATTTGGTCTCCCGCGCTAGGCCGTGaggtcctggagggcagggcccgACCCTCATTCACCTCTGTACCTGGATGACCAGGTGGGGAGCTACACACAGTAAGTATTCGGTGTTTGCCCGAGTCCACTGGGTGCATTCCAGCAGTGGCCACGAGATGGCAGCACACACCCAGCAGAGACAGACTCAGCTGAAGGGAGGGACAGCAGGTGCTTAGAGGGGGAGCCCACGCACAAAGAAAGGCTTCCCCGTGCTCCTCTCAGTCCCCGTGGGTCCCCGGCTGCCCATCACGTCCCTCGGAGTCTTCCCTAGCAATACTCACTGAGGAGGGCACCGCCATAGAGGCGGATGGGGGTCTTGCTGGTCACCTGGGCTCCATCAAAGACCGCATCATAGAGCTGGTCAGGGAAGGCGAGGGCCTGTGGACATTGGTGGGAAGTTCACGGGCAAAGTTGGTGGGGGTTGCTGTTGAAACATCCTCTGGACatgtccctccttccccccagaaGCAGGGCTGAGATCCCTGGGGCAGTCCACTGTCAGAACCTTGATTGGCCCCAAGCCTTCCGTGCCAGGACAGAAGGCTCTGGGTTTCTAGGGACAAGTCAGGAATGTGGACCACGGGATCTAGGATGTGCCAGAGCAGGCCGGGTACAGGTGGGAATGAGTGTCGGGAGCTGGGACTGTGGAGGGAGCTAGAGGGCCTTCAGCATGATGACCATGTGGGTAGAGGCAGCGGGGCCCCCAGGGTAGAGGAGGAACCCCCAGCAGAGGTTCAGAGGCAGGACACAGGGAGCCGGACCCGGGACCgggggtgcggggggcggggggctcaccATGATGGCGATGCCGGAGAAGAGCACAGCAGAAGCAAACTGCCAGACCCTGGGGACACGTGGAGAGACGGGTCACAGCCAGGCCCCTTGCTGCTGCGCCCAGGCCCCAGGGGACCCTCCCCTCTCCAGCCAAGATGTCCAGGGATGGTTGGCGTTAGGGGGA from Panthera tigris isolate Pti1 chromosome D1, P.tigris_Pti1_mat1.1, whole genome shotgun sequence includes the following:
- the TP53I11 gene encoding tumor protein p53-inducible protein 11 translates to MAAKQPPPLMKKHSQTDLVSRLKTRKILGVGGEDDDGEVHRSKISQVLGNEIKFAVREPLGLRVWQFASAVLFSGIAIMALAFPDQLYDAVFDGAQVTSKTPIRLYGGALLSISLIMWNALYTAEKVIIRWTLLTEACYFGVQFLVVSATLAETGLASLGILLLLASRLLFVVISVYYYYQVGRKPKKV